The DNA window ATGTCCCTTTGCCCGGCGGTCAAAGTCAGTTGGTCGCCTTCATCCAAGCCTGAGTCAATCATGCGCAAGGGATCAGGAGTTTTTCTCTCAGCAGGTCTCCAAATCGTCTTCCACTTGCCGTTTCCACCACCCCACCCAGAAGGATGTAATTCGAATTGCTGTATTGAAACTTGCTCCCTGACGGAAACTCGAGCGGTCGTTCGCGGAAGAATGCAATGGTCTCAGCGGGCGTCCTTGTGGTGGACGACCACTGCTCAAATCTCGGATCGTCGGTGAAGTCGGCAATTCCCGACGTGTGGTTTAGAGCCTGATGAATCGTAAC is part of the Bryobacter aggregatus MPL3 genome and encodes:
- a CDS encoding serine hydrolase domain-containing protein; amino-acid sequence: LAALKHFSGSVLVAEGNSTLLDASFGLADSVSGEANTTSTKFRIGSITKQFTAVLIELLREEGTLRLTDPVSKYIQGSPVAWAGVTIHQALNHTSGIADFTDDPRFEQWSSTTRTPAETIAFFRERPLEFPSGSKFQYSNSNYILLGGVVETASGRRFGDLLREKLLIPCA